One part of the Rickettsia akari str. Hartford genome encodes these proteins:
- a CDS encoding S9 family peptidase yields the protein MKPPIANKQNYSFKAHGQTINDYYQWLRDPKWPNVADSKILDYLKAENKYTENFFSDLQKDKEKIFEELRGRVKLDDESVYIKKKDYYYYHRVVWNKNYPIYCRKHNSMEAEEEVILDVNLLASNSGFTDVAKIAMSPDQTLISYSVDFTGNEQYNIKIYNLKEQKYLPDEVQDVAPTVIWHEQLNGFFYITINENQRWDKIMFHRLGEDITQDKLIFEVKNPLHFISCKKSASHEYIFINSGDHNENEIYVISMQDDSFTPKLVRAAENKIFYDIEHNGDYFYIKTNYKAKNFHAVKLPINNFENTSWDDIYIKEEQDKYLKSFDVTNNYLILNYRDQGLPLIKIKQFNNLQEKIIHFHDESFQANSFSTNFEEDDIRVDYSSLAIPNTTYSYDFDNNALVILKTQEIPSGFNTKEYKVERIFADNEDVKVPITLFYKKSLFKKDGSNPLYLMGYGAYGISMPVNFSNMAVTLANRGFIYAVVHIRGGDDLGHDWYESAKFLTKKRTFEDFIACSRALIKEKYTSNNNIVIMGCSAGGMLIGYVLNEKPEIYRAAVAHVPFVDVLSTMLDERLPLTLLEYNEWGNPKEKEYFEYIKSYSPYDNVKVQDYPAIFITCGISDPRVGYWEPAKWVAKLRDLKTDNNPLLLKTNMDTGHKGSVGRFDYLKEITDELVFIFKIFDVKV from the coding sequence ATGAAACCACCCATAGCAAATAAACAAAATTACAGCTTTAAAGCCCACGGACAAACAATAAACGATTATTATCAATGGCTGCGTGATCCTAAATGGCCAAATGTAGCAGACTCTAAAATTTTAGATTACTTAAAAGCCGAGAATAAATATACCGAAAATTTCTTTTCCGATCTACAAAAGGATAAGGAAAAGATTTTTGAAGAATTAAGAGGACGAGTCAAATTAGACGATGAATCGGTATACATTAAGAAAAAAGATTATTACTATTACCATAGAGTAGTATGGAATAAAAATTATCCTATATATTGCCGGAAGCATAATAGTATGGAAGCAGAAGAAGAAGTAATATTAGATGTTAACCTTCTTGCTTCAAATAGTGGTTTTACCGATGTTGCTAAGATTGCAATGTCACCTGATCAAACTTTAATATCTTATAGCGTTGATTTTACAGGTAATGAGCAATACAATATCAAAATATACAATCTTAAAGAACAAAAATACTTACCTGATGAAGTACAGGATGTTGCTCCTACTGTGATTTGGCATGAACAACTAAACGGCTTTTTCTATATTACTATTAATGAGAATCAACGCTGGGATAAGATAATGTTCCATCGTTTAGGGGAAGATATTACTCAGGACAAATTAATATTCGAGGTAAAAAACCCTCTTCATTTTATCAGCTGCAAGAAATCAGCAAGTCATGAATATATTTTTATAAATTCAGGCGATCATAATGAAAATGAAATTTACGTAATTTCTATGCAGGATGATAGTTTTACGCCTAAATTAGTACGAGCCGCAGAAAATAAAATATTCTATGACATAGAACATAATGGCGATTATTTTTATATTAAAACTAATTATAAAGCTAAAAATTTCCATGCTGTAAAACTGCCGATAAATAATTTTGAAAATACTAGCTGGGATGATATTTATATTAAAGAAGAACAGGACAAATATTTAAAAAGCTTTGATGTTACAAATAATTATTTAATCTTAAATTATCGTGACCAAGGTTTACCGCTAATTAAAATAAAGCAATTTAACAATTTACAAGAAAAAATAATTCACTTTCATGACGAGAGTTTCCAAGCAAATAGTTTTTCTACAAACTTTGAGGAAGACGATATCAGAGTAGACTACTCTTCTCTAGCAATACCAAATACCACTTATAGCTACGATTTTGATAACAATGCATTAGTGATATTAAAGACCCAAGAAATACCTTCAGGATTTAATACGAAAGAATATAAAGTAGAGAGAATATTTGCAGATAATGAAGATGTAAAAGTACCTATCACCTTGTTTTATAAAAAATCTTTATTTAAAAAAGATGGCTCAAATCCTTTATATTTAATGGGTTACGGAGCTTACGGGATTAGCATGCCTGTTAATTTTAGCAACATGGCAGTAACGCTTGCAAATCGTGGTTTTATTTATGCGGTTGTGCATATTAGAGGCGGCGATGATTTAGGTCATGATTGGTATGAATCAGCTAAGTTTTTAACTAAAAAAAGAACCTTTGAAGATTTTATAGCGTGTAGTAGAGCTTTAATTAAAGAAAAATATACAAGTAACAACAATATAGTAATAATGGGCTGTAGTGCCGGCGGTATGTTAATCGGTTACGTACTAAACGAAAAACCAGAAATTTATAGAGCGGCAGTCGCTCATGTACCATTTGTTGATGTTTTGAGTACCATGCTTGATGAACGCTTACCGTTAACTCTCTTGGAATATAATGAATGGGGTAATCCGAAAGAGAAAGAATATTTTGAATATATTAAATCATATTCCCCTTATGATAACGTAAAAGTACAAGACTACCCTGCTATATTCATTACTTGTGGTATATCCGACCCACGAGTCGGTTACTGGGAACCGGCTAAATGGGTAGCAAAATTACGGGATCTAAAAACTGACAATAATCCTTTATTATTAAAAACAAATATGGATACAGGGCATAAAGGTTCCGTCGGTCGCTTTGATTATTTGAAAGAGATAACTGACGAATTAGTATTTATTTTTAAGATCTTTGATGTGAAGGTTTAA